Proteins co-encoded in one Pseudomonadota bacterium genomic window:
- a CDS encoding HNH endonuclease, with amino-acid sequence MKCRHDNSTYKNGGQYKTWARLVKERDNFTCQLCGKSGCWLESDHVKSWAVYPELRFDLANGRTLCRDCHQKTDNYAGRVFFN; translated from the coding sequence ATGAAGTGCCGACACGATAATTCTACGTATAAGAATGGTGGTCAGTATAAAACTTGGGCTAGGTTGGTCAAGGAACGTGACAACTTTACATGTCAGTTATGTGGAAAATCTGGTTGTTGGCTAGAGTCAGACCATGTCAAGTCTTGGGCAGTTTATCCTGAACTTAGATTTGACCTAGCCAACGGGCGCACCCTTTGCAGGGATTGTCACCAGAAAACAGATAACTATGCTGGTAGAGTTTTTTTTAATTAA
- a CDS encoding N4-gp56 family major capsid protein, with amino-acid sequence MAINLANKFEKATSELLAAKAKTSGIVNNNWDWDGVNAISVYTLTDPTMGNYTPNGANRYGNPTEVQDTIQTFTLSRDRSWTNTIDMSNYQDTMEIRKPAKFLAQATKNVLIPEIDTYRLAALNTAGMVANRDDIVADAATTASNAYTNFTAINADITDHEAPESGRVAVMTAAYYNFLKQGGFVLDSDSGQAKLNSGDLGQVDGCSVVICPSGRMPANTDLIITHPSVMCAPEKLKEFKVHTNAPGINGYLIEFRIRYDAFVDSNRINCVGLHHTA; translated from the coding sequence ATGGCAATCAATCTAGCAAATAAGTTCGAGAAAGCAACATCAGAACTATTAGCTGCTAAGGCTAAGACTTCCGGTATTGTCAACAACAACTGGGATTGGGATGGAGTAAATGCAATCAGCGTTTATACACTAACTGATCCAACAATGGGCAACTACACTCCTAATGGAGCAAACAGATATGGTAATCCAACAGAAGTACAAGACACCATTCAGACATTCACTCTTTCAAGAGATCGTTCTTGGACAAACACAATCGATATGTCAAACTATCAGGACACTATGGAAATTCGCAAGCCTGCTAAATTCCTAGCACAAGCTACAAAGAACGTATTAATTCCTGAAATTGACACCTACAGATTAGCAGCTTTGAACACAGCTGGTATGGTAGCTAACCGTGACGACATCGTTGCTGACGCTGCTACTACTGCTTCAAACGCTTACACTAACTTCACAGCTATCAACGCTGACATAACAGACCACGAAGCACCAGAATCTGGCCGTGTCGCTGTTATGACCGCAGCTTACTACAACTTCCTTAAACAAGGCGGATTTGTACTTGATAGTGATTCAGGTCAAGCTAAGTTAAATTCCGGTGACCTAGGTCAAGTAGACGGTTGTTCAGTCGTTATCTGCCCTTCAGGTAGAATGCCTGCAAACACCGATCTTATCATCACTCACCCAAGCGTAATGTGCGCTCCTGAAAAACTAAAAGAGTTCAAGGTTCACACAAACGCACCTGGTATCAATGGCTACCTAATCGAATTCAGAATTAGATACGATGCCTTTGTAGACAGCAATAGAATCAACTGTGTTGGTCTTCACCACACTGCATAG